Proteins from one Pseudoliparis swirei isolate HS2019 ecotype Mariana Trench chromosome 22, NWPU_hadal_v1, whole genome shotgun sequence genomic window:
- the sh3bp5la gene encoding SH3-binding domain protein 5-like, a, whose product MEPGDLRESPAGSGESDPGDWREVTPGGDEQVKDAETSGATPEEVVLRDTCEEAGGETPKEPLNSPYEEELDPRIQEELEHLNEASAEINRLELQLDDARSGYRKILTESARKLNTHSSQLGGCIEKARPYYEARRLAKEAQQETQKAALSYERAVSMHTAAREMVYVAEHGLMADGKNTLDPTWQEMLNHATSKVNEAEEERLRSEREHMRVTHACQEAEARVQMLQKSIKRVIMKSKPYFELKAQFNHILEENKAVVLQLERLVSKVKSRYSVALRNLEKISEQIHAQRGRDQAEGGGGRTTVCGGRRPPLGAEAEVRKEGGACGATERADAVDLGKYKEGERERAGSDSLSVFSLQTIASDLEKYDSVEHLGDLSDVGSVTGDEGEKERGGGVPERRDKMAEASAKERQLQFYKQHHRSFSL is encoded by the exons ATGGAGCCAGGTGACTTGCGTGAGAGCCCCGCCGGCTCCGGGGAGTCGGATCCCGGGGATTGGAGGGAGGTTACTCCCGGTGGGGACGAGCAGGTGAAGGATGCGGAAACTAGTGGAGCGACGCCGGAGGAGGTGGTGCTCAGGGACACCTGCGAGGAGGCTGGAGGCGAGACCCCCAAAGAGCCATTAAACAGCCCCtacgaggaggagctggaccccCGCATCCAG GAAGAGTTGGAGCATCTCAATGAAGCCAGTGCAGAAATCAACAGACTGGAGCTGCAGTTGGAT GATGCCAGATCGGGATACCGCAAGATCCTCACCGAGTCGGCCCGGAAGCTCAACACTCACAGCTCTCAGCTCGGGGGCTGCATCGAGAAAGCGAGACCCTACTATGAGGCCCGCCGCCTCGCGAAagag GCCCAACAGGAGACCCAGAAGGCGGCGCTGAGCTACGAGCGAGCGGTGTCCATGCACACGGCCGCCAGGGAGATGGTCTACGTGGCGGAGCACGGGCTGATGGCGGACGGCAAGAACACCCTGGACCCCACCTGGCAGGAGATGCTCAACCACGCCACCTCCAAG GTGAACGAGGCCGAGGAGGAGCGACTGCGCAGCGAGCGCGAGCACATGCGCGTCACGCACGCCTGCCAGGAGGCCGAGGCCCGGGTCCAGATGCTGCAGAAGTCCATCAAGAGGGTCATCATGAAGTCCAAGCCCTACTTTGAGCTCAAGGCCCAGTTCAACCACATTCTGGAG gagaaCAAGGCCGTCGTGCTGCAGCTGGAGCGGCTCGTCTCCAAGGTGAAGAGCCGCTACTCCGTCGCCCTGCGCAACCTGGAGAAGATCAGCGAGCAGATCCACGCTCAGCGGGGGCGGGACCAGGCGGAGGGGGGCGGAGGGCGCACCACCGTCTGCGGGGGGCGGAGACCCCCCCTGGGGGCCGAGGCCGAGGTCCGGAAAGAAGGCGGAGCCTGCGGAGCGACGGAGCGCGCGGACGCCGTCGACCTGGGGAAGTACAAGGAGGGCGAGCGGGAGCGGGCGGGGTCGGACTCGCTCTCCGTCTTCAGCCTGCAGACCATCGCCTCCGACCTGGAGAAGTACGACTCCGTCGAGCACCTCGGGGACCTCAGCGACGTCGGCAGCGTGACGGGCGACGAGggcgagaaggagagaggaggcggagtcccGGAGAGGCGGGACAAGATGGCCGAGGCCTCCGCCAAAGAGCGCCAGCTGCAGTTCTACAAGCAGCATCACCGGAGCTTCAGTTTGTGA